In the Methermicoccus shengliensis DSM 18856 genome, TCGAGCGCCTTCCTCTCGAACTTCGTGAGCTTCAGCTCGCCCTTCTTGTTGGCCTCGTCCACAATCTTTGCGGCGGTCTCGCCCGCAGCCTTTGCCCTGAGGTAGACGTCGTTGCCATTCTCGACGATTGCCTGCCCAACTTTGAAGGCGTTGAAGTATGCGAGCACATAGGGCTGCGGGTCCCTGTACAGGTCGGCTGCCACGTACAGGTCTCTGAGCACCTTGTCCTTGCCCGTCTGCTTTGCGGCGTTCATCAGGGCGACCTCGTATCCGAGAGCCTGTGCCCACACCTGCACCGTGGAGCCACCGAACTCGGAGTGATACTCCACGGACTCGTTGGACCACAGGTCACAGCACTGTGCAATCAGGTTGCCCATGACGTCCGCGTGGGCGCACGTGGCGTCCTTGCCCTCCTGGGCGTGGGGCACACCTGCCACGGCCTTCACGATTGGACCCTCGTATCCACAGTCCTTGCCAGGTCCCTTGGCGCCACACTCGTAGCACACGAGCGTCCTGCCAGCTGCGATGGCCCTGGCGATGATGGCATACACGTGGGGCAGGTTGTTGTCCAGCAGACCGCCAGCCACGAACATGCACGTGTTGGCACCAGAGCAGTTGGTCTCACCGCCGGGTATGCAGCTCGTGCCCGCCTTGTTCACGGTGTCCACTATCTGGCTCCACACCCACTCCATGTCGATGCTGCCCAGGCAGCCGATGCCGAACAGGATGCCCTTGAGGTCCTGCCTGGCCACTGCATAGTCCAGAATCTCCTTGCCGCCCACGGTCTCACAGGAGATGTTGGACGCACCCGCCTTGGCACATGCCTCCACGGTAGCAATCATCTTGTTGGGGTAGTCGTGCTCTGCGTCCTCTCTCAGGCCAGCGGGTGCCAGCTCATCACGCCTGATGTCACCCGGTGTGTGCCTGAGAGCGAGCTTGATGCCATACTCCTCGTTGAACTTCTTCATCAGCTCGAACTGCTTCTTGGTGACCGCCTCGCCCCATGATGGGTCGTTGGTCATCTGGAACACGTGCTCTGTCTCGAGCTGCATGGTGGGAAGTCCAATCGTGACACACCTCTCGAGGATGTCCTTGGTGATGTGTCTGTACTCGTTCACAAGCTTCATCTTGGAGGCCTCAGAGCCGGGCCTTGGTGCGTAGTTGGTCTCTGGCACCACGTATCCTGCACCAAGCTCCAGGTCCAGTCCGTAGTTCTTGATGGGGTTCGGAGCCTCTCCGAACACCATGTCGTCTGGGTTGGTGTAGGCCATCTTGGTGTATCTCATCTTTACAGCCATAGTTCCTCCTCCCAATGGTTTTTTACAGGGGAGTGGTGGAGTTTATTCTGATATAAATGTTATCAATTGTAAGGATTTCACTCTGATTTTACCCTAAATCTTCCCACCACCAGAGCGCCCCCTACAAAATATTAAAATAGCATATGCCTTAGCGTAATGTGGAGGAAAGCAAATGACTGAGATGACACCTAAGGAGCGAGTGCTTGCCGCACTCCAGAAGAAAGAGGTGGATAGGGTTCCGGCTACCTCAGTGACCCAGACGGGCACCGTAGAGTTCATGCAGAAGGCTGGCGTGTTCTGGCCAGAGGCCCACAAGCACGTTGACCAGATGGTAAAGCTCGCCAAGATGCCCTATCAGGAGGTGGGGCTGGAGACCGCCCGTGTGCCCTACTGCCTGACGGTGGAGGCGGATGCCCTTGGCGTGCCAATCAACTGGGGCAACGAGGAGAGGCAGCCCTCGGTAAAGGAGACCCCATACGAGGATGTGGGCGACATCCCCTATGAGGACTTCCTCGAGAAGGGAAGGGTGCCCGTGGTGCTCAAAGCGGTGGAGCAGCTCCAGGCAGAGGTGGGGGATGAGCTGCCCATAATGGCGGGCGTGACAGGTCCAGTGACGCTCGCAGGACATCTCATGGGCGTGGAGAAGTTCATCAGGCAAAGCATGACTGAGCCAGACGAGGCGGACATGTTCGTGGAGCTGGCCACCGAGGTGCTCAAGATGTACGCCGAGGCGCTCGTGGATGCGGGTGCGGATGTGGTGGTGCCCCTGGACCCAGTGGCATCCCCAGATACCATCATCCCCACCTCGTTCGAAACACTCGCCTTGCCCCATCTCAAGGACCTGCACCGCACCATCCATTCCAAGGGCGCGCTGGCGGTGCTGCACATCTGTGGCAACGTGAAGCAAATTCTCACCCTCATGGCAGAGACGGGCGCTGACGGACTGAGCATCGAGGAGAAGGTGAGCATGGCAGAGGCAAAGAAGATGGTGGGTGACAAGGTGGCCCTCGTGGGCAACGTCTCCTCCATAGACCCACTGCTGCTCGGCGACCCAGAGAAGGTACAGTACGCAGTGATGGATGCACTGGATGGCGGCACAGACCTGTGCGCACCTGGCTGCGGCATAGCGCCCAAGACCCCGACCGCCAACCTTGCCGCCTTTGTGGAGGGAGTGAAGGAGTACTTTGCATAAATTGCAAAAATTGTAAAGAGATAAACTTTTTTTTCCTTTTTTCAAATTATTTTGTTTTACTCAATAAGTAATCTATATATAGGGCTGAGTAAAGATGGGGGTTTGTACCACCATTAAGGAGGAGGAAAACATGGCTGAAGTAGACTTTAGTAAAGCAAACACTGAGATGACCTTGGTGAGATATGACATCAAGGCTGAGAAGGAGGTAGCTCCCGAGGAGTTCGCGGCAGACGTGATGCCCAAGGACCCCATGTACAAGAAGATTGCCGAGGCAATGCTCAAGGGAGATGCTGCAGGTGTGGAGGCAGCCGTCAATGAGGCTCTCACAAAGGCAGACGCACTCGACGTGATCAACAATGCCCTGGTGCCAGGAATGGCAGCGGTGAGCAAGCTGTACGATGCAGGTATCTACTTCCTGCCACAGGTGATGATTGCCGCCGACGCAATGGCAGCGGGCATCAAGGCGTGTGAGGAGAAGATGGGCAAGGCAATGGAGAGGAAGGGCACAGTGGTGTGCCACGTCGCCGAGGGCGACATCCACGACCTTGGAAAGAACATCGTCGTAGCACTGCTCAACGCCAACGGCTTCAACGTGATCGACCTCGGCAGGGACGTGCCAATAGAGGAGGTCGTCAAGGCAGTGGAGGAGCACCAGCCCTTGATGGTCACGGGCACCGCACTGATGACCACCACGATGAACGCCTTCCCGAAGATTGCCCAGAGGCTGAAGGAGAAGGGCATCGAGATTCCATTCGTGTGTGGTGGCGGTGCCGTGAACAGAGAGTTCGTGGAGTCCTACGACATGGGCATCTATGGAGAGAAGGCTGCTCAGGGACCCGTGCTCGCAGAGGCTGCCCTCAAGGGCATGTCCTGGAAGGACATCAGAGACAAGTACGAGGAGCTCCTCGGAGTGTGATTTTGACCGGGTGGGCCTTCCCACCCTTTTATTATAAAGGAGGGGAAATAGTATGCATCCAGCTGCACTACCAGTATTGTTGTTCTCACTTGGATTTCTACCGATAGGCCTTGCCGTTGCCGGCAAGGTTCCAGCTAAGGGCGCCCAGTTGCTGGCCATCTTTGTGGGCATCACCACATTCATCACCGCGTGTCTGCTCTACAGCGGCTTTGGAATGGACGCGCCAGACTACCTCAGCGCCGCTGTGGTGGGCACTGCGGGGGTGACCTTCATCGCCGCAGGGCTTCCAGCGTTTGGCGCTGATGGAAAGTCGATGTCTGCCGTGGACGTGTGGACGGGCATCATGCTTCTCGTGGCTGGCGCCTATGTGATGTCCATCGCAGCTGGCTCCACTGCCACGCTGTATGTGGGGCTCGCAGTGTTCGTCTTCGGTATCCTGTGTGAGCTTGCGGCACTACCAGCGTTCGGCATCGGCGGAGCGAGCTTTGGCTGGCTCATTGTGCTGTTAGTCATCGTGAATACGCTGCTGGCATACGCACTGATGCTGGGCCTGTACTGAGCTGACCCCCAGCTCCTTTTCTCTTTTTTGTTTTACGATGTTAAGCGTATAAAAATGGCATTCTCTTACCCATCTCACGATGGGTGTTTGACAAGATAAAAAATCCTCCAACCTCAATCGAGAACCCAAGAAGAATGGCCATGGAGCGCACTCTCCCGATACTAAAATGAGATGAATGGGTGAGTTTAGCAGCGAACTGCAGTTCCCGTGCGCGCGAGCAGCACAGTACAGTGCAGTACGTGGGCGGGCTTATCTTCTGAGTTCGGAATGGGTTCAGGAGTACCCCCGCCGCTATGGCCGCTAAACTCGAGCCTCAAGCCAAGGTCCGGATTCGAACCGGAGTAACATCGCTCTGCAGGCGATTGCGTAGCCGCTCCGCCACCTTGGCAGATGCTGTTTGCCGCAAAAAGCACAATCTGGATTTCGCCTGAGTTGAGGCAAGAGCAGGCTGGCACGGACTTTAGTAGCCGCGGGCTGAACACCTCGTTGCCTTGGTGCTTACACCCCGGCCCTATCAAACTCGTCTTTTACGAGCGTCCTTACGGGAGTCTCTTTTTGGGTGCGGTTTCGGGCTTAGATGCTTTCAGCCCTTATCCGCTGGTGCGTAGCTGCTCGGCATTGCCCTGCCGGACAACCGATCGACCAGTGGCACCGTTGCCTTGTTCCTCTCGTACTAAAGGCAACTTACCCTCAGACTCCCAACACCCCCAGTAGATAGTAACCGACCTGTCTCACGACGGTCTAAACCCAGCTCACGATCCCCTTTAATAGGCGAACAACCTCACCCTTGGCTGCTGCTGCACAGCCAGGATGGAGAGAACCGACATCGAGGTAGCAAGCCACCGGGTCGATATGTGCTCTTGCCGGTGACGACTCTGTTATCCCCGGGGTAGCTTTTCTGTCATCAATGGCCCTCATCAAGAGGGCACATTGGTTCGCTAGGCCCGCCTTTCGGCTCGTGATTTCTTGCTGTGCGAAATCACGTCAGGCCGGCTTATGCCCTTGCACTCTTCTCAGGGTTTCCGTCCCTGATGAGCCGACCTTTGGGCGCCCTTGATATCTTTTCGAGGGCGTCCCGCCCCAGGCAAACTGCCCACCTACCGTTGTCCTCTATACGAGTTAGGGTCACAGCCTCGGAAGGGTAGTATCCCACGGGCGGCTCCACACCCCCTGACGAGGGTGCTTCTACGCCTCCTACCTATTCTGTACATCCAAGACCGTAACCCAGCAGCAGGCTGCAGTAAAGCTCCACGGGGTCTTCACTTCCCCCTGGGGGTCTCCAGACTCTGCACTGAAATGTGAAGTTCGCCGGATTCTGGCTAGGGACAGTGGGGCTCTCATTGGTCCATTCATGCAAGCCGCCAATTAAGCGGCAAGGTACTACGCTACCTTAAGAGGGTTATAGTTACCCCCGCCGTTTACAGGCCCTTCGTCCCGTTGGACCGGGCTTTCAGGTACCTGCACTGGGCAGGATTCACAGACTGTACTAGTCCTTACGGAGTTGCAGTCTGCTATGTTGTTATTAGACAGTTAGAGCCCCCTGGTCACTGCGACCTGCTCTCTTCAGAGCAGGCACCCCTTCTCCCGAAGTTACGGGGCCAATTTGCCGAATTCCCTTAGCCAAAGTACTCCGACACGCCTGGGCCTTCTCAGCCTGAGACACCTGTGTCAGTTCTCGGTACGGCCACTTGACTGCCCTTTTCACGGGCCCCTGGGGTCAGCCGACTTGCGTCATCACGCATTCACCCCCTTCTCGCCATTACGGCTCTCCGGGGGCTTCGGCGCTTGAACAGGCTGGCAACACCTGCTCGGCCTACCCTGAGGCGTCAGGACTTATCGTCAAGTGGTGCAGGAATATTAACCTGCTTCCCTTTCGGCGCACTCGAGTTACGGTGCACCTTAGGACCGACTAACCCTCGGCTGACGAACATTGCCGAGGAAACCTGGCCCTTTCGGCGGTTGGGATTCTCACCCAACTATGCTGCTACTAATGCCAGGATTCTCGTTTCTGCACGGTCCACAGGACCTCATGGCCCTGCTTCTGCCCATGCAGAACGCCTCCCTACTGAATCGCCTCGCGGCGTCCCATGGTATCGGTGGTCGACTTTAGCCCCGTCAATTTTCAGGGCCCCAAACCTCGACTGGTGAGCTGTTACGCACTCTTTAAAGGATGGCTGCTTCTAAGCCAACCTTCCAGCTGTCTTGGGCTTGGGACACCTTTTATCGTTAACACTTAGTCGACACTGAGGGACCTTAACCATGGGCTGGGTTTATCCCCTTACGGACTGGAAGCTTACCCCCCAGCCCGGACTCCGGACTTCTACGACGACGGCGGCTTTGGAGTTTGACAGGGGAGCGAGGGGTTTCCCCCCCGACTTCCCCAATCCGTGCTCTACACCGCCGACTGCCTCCGTCCAGGTCATGCTGCGACATGTTTCGGGAGGAACCAGCTATCACCGGGCTCGATTAATCTTTCACTCCTAGACGCGGGTCAGAGGAGCGATTTGCACATCAGCACCCTTTCGGCCCTCCACGCGAGTTTCCTCGCGCTTCAGCCTGCCCACGCCTAGATCGCCCGGTTTCGGGTCTTGCCCAAGTGACTTCGGGCACTTTTAGTACCCCGTG is a window encoding:
- a CDS encoding methyltransferase cognate corrinoid protein is translated as MAEVDFSKANTEMTLVRYDIKAEKEVAPEEFAADVMPKDPMYKKIAEAMLKGDAAGVEAAVNEALTKADALDVINNALVPGMAAVSKLYDAGIYFLPQVMIAADAMAAGIKACEEKMGKAMERKGTVVCHVAEGDIHDLGKNIVVALLNANGFNVIDLGRDVPIEEVVKAVEEHQPLMVTGTALMTTTMNAFPKIAQRLKEKGIEIPFVCGGGAVNREFVESYDMGIYGEKAAQGPVLAEAALKGMSWKDIRDKYEELLGV
- a CDS encoding MtaA/CmuA family methyltransferase, yielding MTEMTPKERVLAALQKKEVDRVPATSVTQTGTVEFMQKAGVFWPEAHKHVDQMVKLAKMPYQEVGLETARVPYCLTVEADALGVPINWGNEERQPSVKETPYEDVGDIPYEDFLEKGRVPVVLKAVEQLQAEVGDELPIMAGVTGPVTLAGHLMGVEKFIRQSMTEPDEADMFVELATEVLKMYAEALVDAGADVVVPLDPVASPDTIIPTSFETLALPHLKDLHRTIHSKGALAVLHICGNVKQILTLMAETGADGLSIEEKVSMAEAKKMVGDKVALVGNVSSIDPLLLGDPEKVQYAVMDALDGGTDLCAPGCGIAPKTPTANLAAFVEGVKEYFA
- the mtaB gene encoding methanol--corrinoid protein co-methyltransferase MtaB, yielding MAVKMRYTKMAYTNPDDMVFGEAPNPIKNYGLDLELGAGYVVPETNYAPRPGSEASKMKLVNEYRHITKDILERCVTIGLPTMQLETEHVFQMTNDPSWGEAVTKKQFELMKKFNEEYGIKLALRHTPGDIRRDELAPAGLREDAEHDYPNKMIATVEACAKAGASNISCETVGGKEILDYAVARQDLKGILFGIGCLGSIDMEWVWSQIVDTVNKAGTSCIPGGETNCSGANTCMFVAGGLLDNNLPHVYAIIARAIAAGRTLVCYECGAKGPGKDCGYEGPIVKAVAGVPHAQEGKDATCAHADVMGNLIAQCCDLWSNESVEYHSEFGGSTVQVWAQALGYEVALMNAAKQTGKDKVLRDLYVAADLYRDPQPYVLAYFNAFKVGQAIVENGNDVYLRAKAAGETAAKIVDEANKKGELKLTKFERKALDKALEELASFPDSMDAFMDECIKEYSEKVDVFNPKNYGL